The Spirosoma sp. SC4-14 DNA window TTTTACCGGCTGATGCCATCTCACGGAATGTTACCCGCGAAATACCAAACTTGCGCATATAGCCCCGGGGGCGGCCCGTTAGTTTACAACGGTTGTGCAGACGAACAGGTGATGCATTTTTAGGCAGCTTGTCCAGACCGATGTAATCGCCGGCAGCTTTCAGAGCAGCGCGCTTCGCAGCGTACTTAGCTACCAGTGCTTCCCGTTTCCGCTCGCGTGCTTTGATTGATTCTTTTGCCATGTCTATCGGTTATTTCTTGCCAGCGTTTGCAAATGGCATACCCAATGATTTTAACAACTCATAGCTTTCATTATCCGTATTGGCAGTGGTCACAAAGGTGATGTCCATACCCGAAATCCGGGTTACTTTGTCAATACTGATCTCAGGGAAGATGATCTGCTCCTGCACACCAAATGTGTAGTTGCCACGGCCATCGAAACCTTTGTCGCTAATGCCTTTGAAATCGCGAACTCGTGGCAACGAAACCGTTGTCAAACGATCCAGGAATTCATACATCCGCTCACCACGCAACGTTACCTTCGCACCAATGGGCATTTTTTCCCGCAGTTTGAAGTTCGAAACAGCCTTTTTCGACATTGTCGGAACGGCTTTCTGGCCCGTGATGGTCGTTAATTCTTCGACACCTACGTCAACCAGTTTTTTGTCGGCTACGGCGGCACCGATCCCCTTGTTGATAACAATTTTGCTCAGACGCGGCACTTGCATGATCGACTTATACTGGAACTTGTCTTTCAACTGAGGAACGACCTCATTTAAATATTTCTCTTTCAGTCTTGGCGTTGCCATTCTCTTAGACCTGCTTAAAGTTATTTACGACCCGCGCCGGCAGACCGGTCAGGGATAAAGTTACCCGTCTTTTTCGAGTAGCGTTGCAACTTGCCTTTGTCGTTCAACTTACGACCTGTGCGGGTAGGTTCGCCAGTGGCCGGATCAATCAATTTCAGATTGCTGATATGAACTGACCCTTCCGTTTTTTCCAGGCTCCCCTGCGGATTAGACGCGGTAGGTTTCATGTGTTTAGTAATCATAGCGACGCCCTCAACACGAGCACGATCTTTTTCTACGATTATTTCTTTCACCACACCGCGCTGTCCTTTCGAGTTACCACCAATCACCAGAACGGTATCGCCCGTTTTGATGTGGAATTTATGCTTTGGCAGCGTTATTTTCTTTTCCATTGCTTACAATACCTCTGGAGCTAACGATACGATTTTCATAAACTGCTTTTCACGCAATTCACGAGCTACCGGCCCAAAAATGCGGGTTCCCCGTGGCTCATCGTTGTTGTTCAGCAGCACAGCCGCATTGTCTTCAAAACGGATGTATGAACCGTCTTTACGACGTACTTCTTTCTTGGTCCGGACAACGACGGCTTTCGATACCGTACCTTTTTTCATATTGCTGGACGACAACGCTTGCTTCACCGTTACGACAATCTTGTCACCGACCGAAGCGTAGCGCTTACCTGTACCGCCCAGGACCCGAATAACCAGCACTTCTTTAGCACCACTGTTATCGGCTACACCTAATCTTGATTCTTGCTGTACCATGGCTTACTTCGCTTTTGCGATGATTTCGACTAAACGCCAACGTTTGTTCTTGCTCAACGGGCGGGTTTCCATTACGCGAACAGTGTCGCCAATTCCACACTCGTTATTTTCGTCATGAACGGTCAGTTTCTTTGTCTTATGCTGAAACTTTCCGTACAGTGGGTGTTTCACTTTGCGCTCAATGGCAACAGTGATTGTTTTCTGCATTTTATTGCTGGTCACCCGTCCGATACGCTCTTTCCGAGCGTTCCGCTCTGATTGCGGCTTTTCTGTTGCTGCCACCGCCGAAGTCTTTGCTGCTTCTTCCTGCGGTGCTGATGCTTGTTGCTCTTCCATCGTCGTATCTTACTTAGGCTTGCCGCGATTTAACTGCTAGTTCTGTATTCAGGCGAGCGATCCGTTTGCGGCTCTCGCGGATGCGCATAGGGTTCTCAATGGGAGATACCGCATGAGCGAACTTCAGTTTCAGCAGACGATCCTGCTCTGCAGAAATCTCATTGCGGAGTTCGTCGGCCGACAGTCCTTTTAAGTCTTCTTTTTTCATCTTGTTCGTCGCTTAGAGGGTTATTCGCCTTGCTCCTGATAATCACGCCGAACCACAAATTTGGTCCGAACCGGTAGTTTCTGAGCGGCTAAGCGTAAGGCTTCCATGCCCGTTTCCAGACTAACGCCCGTTGCTTCGAACATAATC harbors:
- the rplX gene encoding 50S ribosomal protein L24 codes for the protein MEKKITLPKHKFHIKTGDTVLVIGGNSKGQRGVVKEIIVEKDRARVEGVAMITKHMKPTASNPQGSLEKTEGSVHISNLKLIDPATGEPTRTGRKLNDKGKLQRYSKKTGNFIPDRSAGAGRK
- the rplE gene encoding 50S ribosomal protein L5, encoding MATPRLKEKYLNEVVPQLKDKFQYKSIMQVPRLSKIVINKGIGAAVADKKLVDVGVEELTTITGQKAVPTMSKKAVSNFKLREKMPIGAKVTLRGERMYEFLDRLTTVSLPRVRDFKGISDKGFDGRGNYTFGVQEQIIFPEISIDKVTRISGMDITFVTTANTDNESYELLKSLGMPFANAGKK
- the rpmC gene encoding 50S ribosomal protein L29; protein product: MKKEDLKGLSADELRNEISAEQDRLLKLKFAHAVSPIENPMRIRESRKRIARLNTELAVKSRQA
- the rpsQ gene encoding 30S ribosomal protein S17, whose protein sequence is MQKTITVAIERKVKHPLYGKFQHKTKKLTVHDENNECGIGDTVRVMETRPLSKNKRWRLVEIIAKAK
- the rplN gene encoding 50S ribosomal protein L14 produces the protein MVQQESRLGVADNSGAKEVLVIRVLGGTGKRYASVGDKIVVTVKQALSSSNMKKGTVSKAVVVRTKKEVRRKDGSYIRFEDNAAVLLNNNDEPRGTRIFGPVARELREKQFMKIVSLAPEVL
- the rpsN gene encoding 30S ribosomal protein S14, coding for MAKESIKARERKREALVAKYAAKRAALKAAGDYIGLDKLPKNASPVRLHNRCKLTGRPRGYMRKFGISRVTFREMASAGKIPGVTKSSW